One Companilactobacillus heilongjiangensis genomic window, GTTCCAAGATGCGAACGACATGTTTACCAGTTTCTTCACCGAGTTCATATTGGCTGAGTCCGACTGTAGCAAGTCCGCCATCTTTAACCATGGTAGTTGCGGCTGGGAAAACAGCAATATTTTGTTTAGCAGCGATGGAAGAAAGCAATTTCATACCAGAGGCCACGGTGTTGTCGGTTGGAACGTAGATTGTTTGAACGCCTTGTGCTAAAGCTGTTCCGACTTGTTGAATATCGTTAACTGAGTTGATGCTGGAAACCTTAACTGTTAAACCTTGTTTCTTGGCGATTGCTTCCATTTTCTTCATTTGGCTAGTAGCGGAAGCATCGCTGGATGTATAAATAATACCGATAGATTTTAGATTAGGAATAACTTTTTTCATTAATTCCAATTGAGCTTCTAGTGGAGCTTGATCAGAAACACCAGTGATATTGCCACCAGGCTTTTGGTTATTGCTGATGATACCAGCGCCTTCTGGGTCAGTGACAGCACCCATGACGATTGGAATTTTTGAAGTAGCGTTCTTCAATGATTGAACGGAAGGAGTGGCAATTCCGACTGCTACATCAACGTTATCTTGCACGAATTGTTTACTGATAGTTCTTAGATTACTTTGATCTCCTTGGGCATTTTGAAATTCAATTTTGACATTCTTGCCATCAATGTAACCATTTTTCTTTAATGTGTCATCAATTCCCTTATTGATTTGGTCCAAAGCGGGATGTGACATCAGTTGGAGAACCCCAACTTTTGGAATCGCGTTTTGTTTCTGGTCATCAGCGCGTCCGGTATAAAAGTATGCAAAAATTAAGAACATTGCTAGTGCAATTAGTGTTACGTAAGTCTTCTCGTATGTTTCATCGTATATATCCCCCAAATTAAAAAGGCAACCCCATACAGTGTGGGATTGCCTTAAATAAATAAAATACCCACATGGCTAAATTTGTTAAAAATTTTTCCATGCGGGCTTTGAAATTATCATAGTTTAATAAGCCGACACGGATTCAATCCTATTCAGACTGAATCCATATCGGACCAATCTGAGTTATCGGCTTTGCCAACGATTATTTACGATGTTTAGAGAATTTAGATTTTTCATGATGTCTATCTCCTAACAAATTTGATGTTTCAAATATATTTCAACATGACCATCTTGTCAACCTCAAATTTATAATGAAAAAAATATTAAATATTTTCTGCAAAAACATA contains:
- the trpX gene encoding tryptophan ABC transporter substrate-binding protein, whose translation is MGDIYDETYEKTYVTLIALAMFLIFAYFYTGRADDQKQNAIPKVGVLQLMSHPALDQINKGIDDTLKKNGYIDGKNVKIEFQNAQGDQSNLRTISKQFVQDNVDVAVGIATPSVQSLKNATSKIPIVMGAVTDPEGAGIISNNQKPGGNITGVSDQAPLEAQLELMKKVIPNLKSIGIIYTSSDASATSQMKKMEAIAKKQGLTVKVSSINSVNDIQQVGTALAQGVQTIYVPTDNTVASGMKLLSSIAAKQNIAVFPAATTMVKDGGLATVGLSQYELGEETGKHVVRILEHKEDPATTPVTFMKKGHLMLNEKMAQKLNIQFPDSLVKEAQKKGQIIK